From the genome of Pseudonocardia sp. EC080619-01:
TTCGCCGGGACGGTCGCGGTCGTGAAGCCGCAGGCGGCGTTCTTCGAGCGGCACGGCGCGGCGGGTGTCGCGGTCCTGGAACGGCTGCTGGCGGGGTTCGCCGGGACACCGACACTCACCCTGCTCGACGCCAAGCGCGGTGACATCGGGTCCACGATGGACGGCTACGCGGACGCCTACCTGCGGGTCGGCGCCCCGCTCGGCGCGGACGCGCTCACCCTGTCGCCCTACCTCGGGTTCGACTCGCTGGAGCCGGCGTTCGTCGCGGCGGCGGAGGCCGCGCGCGGCGTGTTCGTGCTGGCGCGCACCTCCAACCCGGAGGGGGCGCCGGTGCAGCTGGCGACCGCTCCCGGGGGCGGCACGGTCGCCCAGGCCGTGGTCGACGCGGCCGGTGTCCGCAACGCCGGGGCCGGGGCCGGGGCCGGGGCGTGCGGGGACGTCGGCGTCGTCGTCGGCGGGACCAGGGAGCACGGCCTGGACCTGTCCGGGGTGAACGGGCCGGTGCTGGTGCCCGGGCTCGGCGCGCAGGGCGCGAGCCCCGCCGACGTCGTCGCCCGGTTCGCCGGGACCGCCGGTCCGGTCCTGCCGGTCGCCGCACGGTCGGTCCTGCGGGCCGGTCCGGATCCGGTGGCGCTGCAGGACGCGGCACGGACGCTGGGGGAGGAGCTGGCCTCAGCGCGCGCCGGATCGCACTGAGCGGGCCGGGGGCGCGCCGGGATCGCGCTGAGCCGCCGGGGCGCGCCGGATCGCGCTGAGCGGCCCACCGGCGCTCCCGGCACCGTGCAGGGCGTCCGGGGCCCGAGCACAGGCCGTCGCGGGCCCCACGGCCCGTACCGGCCCGGGACCCGGGCGCTCCCGAGCCGGACGACACCTCCGCGTCGGTGGGCGACCCGGCGCGGTGCCGACCGGCCGGGCGCCGCGGGCGTCCCGCGCCCGGCCGGCGTCCTGGGCGCACCCGGCGGGCGTTCGGGCGCAGCCCCGCGGGCCGGGTTCGGCCGACCGGGGGAGTGCGTTGCGCCGACCCGTCGTCCGGGGGAGCCGGACGGCACCGCGAGAAGCGTCACAGAGCGTGCCGATGATCACCCCGGGGACGGCGAAACCGGTGGTGGGACCCCCATTGACGGTGCTGTGGAGGGCGTGGGTACGTTCGATTCGGATCCGGGGGTGTCCCCCGGACGGGTCGGTGTCCCACCGCCCGGTCGCCGCCCCGCGGCGGCGACGAGAACACAGCACGACACGGAAAACGTACGTACGGAGGAACACCGTGGCCCTTCCCCAGCTGACCGAGGAACAGCGCGCCGCAGCGCTGGAGAAGGCCGCGGCCGCCCGCCGGGCCCGGGCCGAGCTGAAGGACCGCCTGAAGCGCGGGGGCACCACCCTGGAGGAGGTGCTCAAGAAGGCCGAGACCGACGAGGTCCTCGGCAAGATGAAGGTCTCCGCGCTCCTCGAGGCCCTGCCGAACGTGGGCAAGGTCCGCGCGCAGCAGATCATGGAGGAGCTGGAGATCGCGAGCAGCCGTCGCCTGCGTGGCCTCGGCGACCGCCAGCGCAAGGCGCTCCTCGAGCGCTACCCGAGCTGATCCGGCGCATCCCGTGACCGGACCTTCCTCCGACGTGCCGACCGCGCCCCCCGGCGAGGACGACCGGCCGGCCCGTGGCCGCCTGCTCGTGCTGGCCGGGCCGTCCGGCGTGGGGAAGAGCAGCGTGGTCGCGGGCCTGCGCGAGGCGCTGCCGGAGCTGCTGTTCAGCGTGTCCGCGACGACCCGCCCGGCCCGGCCGGGTGAGGTCGACGGCCGTGACTACCACTTCGTCACCCGCGAGACGTTCGACGCGCTGATCGAGCGCGGTGACCTGCTCGAGTGGGCCGAGGTGCACGGCGGGCTGCAGCGCTCCGGCACGCCACGGGTGCCGGTCGAGCAGGCACTCGGCGGCGGGCGCCCGGTGCTGGTCGAGGTCGACCTGCAGGGCGCCCGCTCGGTGAAGCGGGTGCTGCCCGAGTGCGTCACCGTGTTCGTCGCGCCGCCGTCGATGGAGGAGCTGGCCCGCCGGCTCACCGACCGCGGCACCGACACCACCGAGCAACGGGAACGCCGGCTGCGGACCGCCATCGAGGAGATGGACGCGCAGGACGAGTTCGACGAGGTCGTCGTGAACGACGACCTGCAGGCCGTGATCCGCCGGTTGGTAGCATTGGCGGTCGACCGAGACGCGGCGTGAGCACGTCCCACGGCGTCACCGGACCACTCTCTTCTCCAGGAGCTTCTCTGTGAGCACGCCGACCGCCGGCATCACCGCCCCCGAGGGCATCACCAACCCGCCGATCGACGACCTGCTGGGCCAGGTCAGCTCGAAGTACGCGCTGGTCATCTACGCGGCCAAGCGCGCCCGGCAGATCAACGAGTACTACTCCCAGCTCGGCGAGGGCCTGCTGGAGTACGTCGGCCCGCTCGTCGAGCCGGGTGCCCGCGAGAAGCCGCTGTCCATCGCCATGCGCGAGATCCAGGCCGGCATGCTCGAGCACACCGAGGGCGAGTAAGACCCACCCATGCCCGAGACGGCACCGGAGGTCCTGCTCGGCGTCTCGGGCGGCATCGCCGCCTACAAGAGCGCGGAGCTGCTGCGCCGGCTGACCGAGTCCGGTCACGCCGTGCGCGTGGTCCCCACCGAGTCGGCGCTGGAGTTCGTCGGCGCAGCCACGTTCGAGGCGCTGTCCGGGCGCCCGGTCGCGACCGGTGTGTTCACCGACGTGCACGAGGTCCCGCACGTCGCGCTGGGGCAGCGGGCCGATCTCGTCGTCGTCGCGCCGGCCACCGCGGACCTGATGGCCCGCCTCGCGCACGGCCGGTCCGACGACCTGCTCACCGCGTCACTGCTCACCGCACGATGTCCGGTGCTGCTCGCCCCGGCCATGCACACGGAGATGTGGGAGCACCCCGCCACCCGGGACAACGTGGCCCTGCTGCGGTCCCGGGGCACCGTCGTCCTGGAGCCCGCGTCCGGCAGGCTGACCGGTGCCGACACCGGCAAGGGGCGGCTCCCCGACCCGGCGGAGATCTTCGATCTCGCCCGGCTGCTGCTCGAGCGCCCCGACGCGCTGCCCCGTGATCTCGAGGGCAGGCACGTCGTCGTGAGCGCCGGTGGCACCCGCGAGAACCTCGATCCGGTCCGCTACCTGGGCAACCGGTCGTCCGGGCGGCAGGGCTGGGCCCTGGCCCGGGTGGCGGCCCAGCGTGGCGCGCGGGTCACCCTCGTCGCCGGGCACACCGCCGATCTCGTCGCGCCGGCCGGCGTCGAGGTCGTGCCCGCCGGGTCCGCCGGAGCCATGGAGGCCGCCGTGCGGTCGGCCGCAGCCGACGCCGACGCGGTCGTGATGGCGGCCGCCGTCGCCGACTTCCGGCCGGTCGACACCGCCGCCGACAAGATCAAGCGCGGGAGCGCCGAGCCGCCGCCGCTGCGTCTGGTGCAGAACCCCGACATCCTCGCCGGCCTGGTGCACGACACCCCGCGGCCCGGCCAGGTGATCGTCGGGTTCGCCGCCGAGACCGGCGACGCCGACGGCGACGTCCTGCACCACGGCCGCGCGAAGCTCGCCCGCAAGGGCTGCGACCTGCTGGTGGTCAACGCGGTCGGTGAGGGGAAGGCCTTCGAGACCCCGGACAACGCGGGCTGGCTGCTCGCCCGCGACGGCGGCGAGGAGGAACTCCCGATGGGCTCCAAGGCGTTGCTGGCCTCCCGCATCTGGGACGCGGTCACCCCGCGCCTGGTCTGAGCCACCGCACCGCTCCGACGACGACGGCCCCGCACCCGGATCGCTCCGGGGCGGGGCCGTCGTCGCTGGTGGGTCGACTCAGTCGTCGTCGTCCGAGAAGAACGACTCGGCCGGCGTCGCGCTGCGCTCCGAGGACGGCGACGCCGACCGCTCGGAGGTGCGCGAGGACCCGGTGGAGTCCGAGGACTCCGACGGCGAGCCGCTCCGGTCGGCCGACCCCTCGTCGTCGGAGGACGACGAGCGCGGGCTGCTGCTGGTCGTCGGCGAGGCCGACCGCTCCGAGCTGCTCGGCGTGAGCGAGTCCTCGGAGGTGCCGGTCCGCGGGGACGACGAGCCCGAGGTCGAGACGTAGTCCGCGACGGCCCACCCGCCGAACTCGGGGAGCTCGACGAAGCCGTCCTCGGTCTCACCGATCGAAGTGCTCTCGCCGCGCTCGCAGACACCGACGATCGGTGCGGTCTCCGAGGGCTCCGAGCGCACGTTGACGCTCGACGTGCAGGTGCCGGTGCTGGCCGCGGTCGCGGTGCCGGCGATCACACCGACCGCGGTGACGCCGGTCACCGCAAGGGCGCCGACGACGGCGGCGATCCGTCGCGAGTTCGGCTTCATCGTGGTTCAACCTCCGTGCCGACGGCGGACGGCGGACCCGCCGTTCCGTCTGGTCCCGTGCCGCTCCCGCCGGTGTGCGGGTGCGTCGACACGACCAACGAGCCGACGCCCGATCGATTCGTGACGGCGACGGTCAATCACCCCATCCGGCGACAGCGGGTAGTTGGCGACCCGCTGTCGAACACGCTCCGTATGTGAGGTCCCCCTCCGCTACCCCGTGGGGAGCCGAAATCTGGACTAGGGTTACCGCTCGGAGGGCGTTCCGATCATGGACGCGTCCCTGGCGTGCGCGGCGTCTTCGCCGCGCCGGAGTGAACGCAGTACCCCCAACGGGATGGAGATACAGCGCGTGTCGAACACGAGCCGCCGTCTGTTCACGAGTGAGTCGGTCACCGAGGGCCACCCCGACAAGATCTGTGACGCGATCAGCGACACAGTTCTCGACGCGATGCTCGCGCAGGACCCGAGCAGCCGCGTGGCCGTCGAGACCATGGTCACGACCGGACAGGTGCACGTCGCCGGTGAGGTCACGACCAACGCCTACGTCGAGATCCCGCAGCTGGTGCGGGACCGGATCCTCGAGATCGGCTACGACTCGTCGGCGAAGGGCTTCGACGGCGCGTCCTGTGGCGTGAACATCGCCATCGGTGCGCAGTCCCCGGACATCGCGCAGGGCGTGGACACCGCCTACGAGAAGCGCGTCGAGTCCGCCGAGGACGAGATCGCCAAGCAGGGCGCGGGCGACCAGGGCCTGATGTTCGGGTACGCCTGCGAGGACACCCCCGAGCTGATGCCGCTGCCGATCGCGCTGGCGCACCGGCTGTCCCGCCGGCTGACCGAGGTCCGCAAGAACGGCACGCTGCCCTACCTGCGTGCCGACGGGAAGACCCAGGTCACCATCGACTACGAGGGTGACAAGCCGGCCCGCCTCGACACGGTCGTGCTGTCCTCGCAGCACGCCGCGGACGTCGACCTCGACGGCATGCTGGCCCCCGACATCCGCAAGCACGTCGTGAACCCCGAGGTCGAGGCCCTGGGCTGGGACCCGGCCGAGCCGAAGCTGCTCGTCAACCCGACCGGCCGGTTCGTCCTGGGCGGCCCGATGGGTGACGCGGGCCTCACCGGCCGGAAGATCATCGTCGACACCTACGGCGGCATGGCCCGCCACGGTGGTGGCGCCTTCTCCGGCAAGGACCCGTCGAAGGTCGACCGCTCCGCCGCGTACGCGATGCGCTGGGTGGCGAAGAACGCCGTCGCCGCCGGTCTCGCCGGCCGCATCGAGGTGCAGGTCGCCTACGCGATCGGCAAGGCCGCCCCGGTCGGGCTGTTCGTCGAGACCTTCGGCACCGAGAACGTCGACCCGGCGAAGATCCAGAAGGCGATCGAGGAGGTCTTCGACCTCCGTCCGGCCGCTATCATCCGCGACCTCAAGCTGCTGCGGCCGATCTACACGCCGACCGCCGCGTACGGCCACTTCGGCCGGACCGACGTCGAGCTGCCGTGGGAGGACACCTCCCGCGCCGACGCGCTCAAGTCGGCCGTCGGAGCCTGACCGCCCCGCACCACACCGTGGCCGGGTCCGCATCGCGCGGGCCCGGCCACGGGCGTGTCCGGGGCCGGTCGGTGCCGCGTGGTAGACCCACCGCGTGAGTTCTCCCGCGACGCCCCGCACCGCCCGCACGGGTGGGTCGCCGGCCCGGCGCCCCGCGAGGAACCGCGGCGAGTGGACGGCGGCTGCCGCGCTGCCGGTTGCGCGGGTCGCCGTCGACGTCCCGCTGCCGCACCTGGACCGCCCCTTCGACTACCGGGTCCCGTCGCACCTCGACGACGCCGCGGTGCCCGGCGTGCGGGTGCGTGTGCGTTTCGCGGGCCGGATGCTCGACGGGTACCTGCTGGAACGGGTCGAGGACTCCGCGCACGGCGGGAAGCTCGCCTGGGTGGACAAGGTGGTGTCCGCCGAGCCGGTGCTGACACCGGAGGTGGCCGGTCTGTCCCGCGCCGTCGCCGACCGCTACGCGGGGGTGTTCGCCGACGTCCTGCGGCTCGCGATCCCCGCCCGGCACGCGCGCGTGGAGTCGGAGACGCCGCGGGAGCGGACCGTGCCCGAGCCCGCCGCGCCCGATCGGGCCGGCTGGGAGACCTACCCCCGCGGCGGAGCCCTGCTCGACGCGCTGGCCGGCGGCCGGGCCGCGCACGCCGTCTGGCAGCCGGTGCCCGGTGAGGACTGGGCGGCCCGGCTCGCCGAGGCCGCCGCGGCGTGCCGCACGGCCGGCCGCTCGGCACTGCTGGTGGTGCCCGACCAGCGCGACGTCGACCGGCTGCACGCCGCCTGCGCGGCGCAGCTCGGTGACGACGCCGTCGTCGCGCTCTCGGCGGACCTCGGCCCGGCCGAGCGCTACCGCCGGTGGCTGGCGGTGCGCCGGGGGAGCGTCCGGGTGGTCGTCGGGACGCGGTCGGCGGCGTTCGCCCCGCTCGGTGAGCTCGGCCTGCTGGCGGTCTGGGACGACGGCGACGACTCCCACTCCGAGCCCCGCGCGCCGTACCCGCAGATCCGGGACGTGCTCGTGCTGCGCGCCCACCGGGAGGGCGCGGCGGTGCTGGTCGCCGGGTTCGCCCGCACCGCGGAGGCGCAGCTGCTCGTCGAGTCCGGGTGGGCACAGGCCGTCGTCGCCGACCGGGCCACCGTCCGTGCCCGGGCGCCGCGGGTCACCGCGATCGGCGAGTCCGACACCCAGCTCGTGCGCGACCCGTCGGCCCGGGCGGCGCGGGTCCCGGGGGTGGCGTTCGAGGCCGCCCGGACCGCGCTGGCCGCCGGGCGCCCGGTGCTGGTCCAGGTGCCGCGCTCGGGCTACCTGCCGTTCCTGGCCTGCGCGTCCTGCCGGGAGGCGGCACGGTGCCGGCACTGCGCGGGGCCGCTGGGACTCCCGCGGCCCGGCCCGGGCGGAGCCCGTGGCGACGACGGCTCGTCCGGGCTGCCGTCCTGTCGCTGGTGCGGGCGGGTGGAGACCTCCTTCCGGTGCGGCAACTGCGCGTCCCGGCGGCTGCGGGCCGGGGTGATCGGCGCGGGCCGGACCGCCGAGGAGCTGGGCCGTGCCTTCCCGGGTGTGCCCGTGCGGACGTCCGGTGGTGGCGTGGCGGTGCTCGACGACGTCGAGGCCGGCCCCGCGCTCGTCGTCGCGACGCCCGGCGCGGAGCCGGTCGCCGAGGGCGGCTACGGCGCCGCGCTGCTGCTGGACGGGTGGGCGATGCTCGCCCGCCCGGACCTGCGGGTCGCGGAGGAGACCCTGCGCCGCTGGTTCGCCGCGGCCGCCGGGGTCGTCCCGCACGGCGACGGCGGCCGGGTCGTGGTCGTCGCCGACTCGTCGATCCCGACCGTGCAGGCACTCGTCCGGTGGGACCCGGCCTGGCACGCCGAGGGCGAGCTGGCCGAGCGTGCCGAGGTCGGGTTCCCGCCCGCGGTGCGGATGGCGGCGGTCGAGGGACCGCCCGCCGCGGTCGCGGAGATCTGCGACGCCGTCCTCGACCCGGACCGGGACCCGCCGGAGGGGGTGGAGCTGCTCGGGCCGGTGGAGATCGACCCGGTGGAGCGGCCCGGGGGGACCGGCCCGGACCGCGACGACGTCCGGGAACGGGGGCTGCTTCGGGTTCCGCGGCGGTCGGGGCGCCGGCTCGCCGCCGCCCTGCACGACGCCCAGGCGTCGCGGACCGCGCGGAAGGCACCGGAGACCGTGCGGGTCCGCCTGGACCCGGACGAGATCGACTGAGCCTGGCACGGCCCGGCCCGGCCCGGCCGGCCCGGCACGGCACGCCCGGCCCGGGTCCTGCCGGTGCGCCGGTCCACCGGACGCCGCCCGGCAGGCGCCATCGGGTCCGCCGCGCCGCGGCCGCGGGGCCCGGCCCGGCGCGGACGTGCAGTGGCACAATGGAGCGCCGACCACTCCCGGCCGCCGCCTGCCGCCGCGGCCCGCCCGCACGTCCGTCCGCACCGTCCGCACCGTCCGCGAGGAGAACCGTGTCCATCCAGCCCGTCCGGCTGTTCGGCGACCCCGTGCTCCGCACCCGCGCCACCGAGGTCACCGACTTCGACGCGGAGCTGCGCAAACTGGTCGCCGACCTCACCGACACGATGCACGCCGAGGGCGGGGCCGGCCTCGCCGCGCCGCAGATCGGCGTGAGCAGGCGGGTGTTCGTCTACGAGTGCGACGGGTTCGCCGGTCACCTGATCAACCCCACGTGGGAGGCGGTCGGCGAGGAGGAGCAGGTCGGCCCGGAGGGCTGTCTCTCCATCCCCGGTCTGGGCTTCGACTGCCGGCGGAAGCTGACCGTCGTCGGCCGCGGCTGGGACGTGCACGGCGAGCCGCAGGTCGTCGAGGGGTCGGAGCTCCTGGCGCGCTGCATCCAGCACGAGACCGACCACCTCGACGGTGTCCTCTTCGTCGACCGCCTCGACGCCGAGACCCGGAAGCAGGCGATGCGCGAGATCCGGGAGGCATCGTGGTTCGGTGAGCCCGAGCCCGTCGTGCGGACCAGCCCGCACCCGATGTTCGGCAGGGCGCGATGAGGCTGCTGTTCGCCGGCACCCCCGAGCCGGCCGTCCCCGCGTTGCGGGCGTTGCTCGACTCCCCGCGGCACGACGTCGTCGCCGTCCTCACCCGGCCGGACGCGCCGTCCGGGCGCGGACGCCGGCTGACCCGTTCGCCCGTGGGCGCGCTCGCCGACGAGGCCGGGATCCCGGTGCTCACGCCTGCGAAGCCCGCCGGACCGGAGTTCGTGGAGGTGCTGCGCGAGCTCGCGCCGGACTGCGCACCGGTCGTCGCCTACGGGGCACTGCTGCCCCGCGCGGTGCTGGACGTGCCGGCGCACGGCTGGGTCAACCTGCACTTCTCGCTCCTGCCCGCCTGGCGCGGCGCGGCGCCGGTACAGGCCGCGCTCCGGCACGGCGACGACGTGACCGGCGCGACGACCTTCCGGCTGGAGGAGGGCATGGACACCGGCCCGACCTTCGGCGTCGTGACCGAGACGGTCGGCGGCGGCGACACCGCGGGAGCGCTGCTCGGCCGGCTCGCCGAGTCCGGTGCGAAGCTGCTCACCGCGACGCTGGACGGCATCGAGGACGGCACCGTCGAGGCGGTGCCGCAGCCGGCCGAGGGGGTGTCCCTCGCCCCGAAGGTCACCCCTGCCGATGCGCGCGTGGACCTCTCGTCGCCGGCCGCCGCGATCGACCGCCTGGTCCGGTCGGTGACCCCCGAGCCCGGGGCGTGGTGTGAGTTCCGTGACGACCGGCTGGGTCTCGGCCCGGTGCGGCCGCTGCGGACCGGTGAGGTCGAGCTCGCGCCGGGGGAGCTGCGCGTGGAGCGCCGCCGGGTGCTGGCCGGGACGGC
Proteins encoded in this window:
- the mihF gene encoding integration host factor, actinobacterial type, whose protein sequence is MALPQLTEEQRAAALEKAAAARRARAELKDRLKRGGTTLEEVLKKAETDEVLGKMKVSALLEALPNVGKVRAQQIMEELEIASSRRLRGLGDRQRKALLERYPS
- the coaBC gene encoding bifunctional phosphopantothenoylcysteine decarboxylase/phosphopantothenate--cysteine ligase CoaBC is translated as MPETAPEVLLGVSGGIAAYKSAELLRRLTESGHAVRVVPTESALEFVGAATFEALSGRPVATGVFTDVHEVPHVALGQRADLVVVAPATADLMARLAHGRSDDLLTASLLTARCPVLLAPAMHTEMWEHPATRDNVALLRSRGTVVLEPASGRLTGADTGKGRLPDPAEIFDLARLLLERPDALPRDLEGRHVVVSAGGTRENLDPVRYLGNRSSGRQGWALARVAAQRGARVTLVAGHTADLVAPAGVEVVPAGSAGAMEAAVRSAAADADAVVMAAAVADFRPVDTAADKIKRGSAEPPPLRLVQNPDILAGLVHDTPRPGQVIVGFAAETGDADGDVLHHGRAKLARKGCDLLVVNAVGEGKAFETPDNAGWLLARDGGEEELPMGSKALLASRIWDAVTPRLV
- the rpoZ gene encoding DNA-directed RNA polymerase subunit omega — encoded protein: MSTPTAGITAPEGITNPPIDDLLGQVSSKYALVIYAAKRARQINEYYSQLGEGLLEYVGPLVEPGAREKPLSIAMREIQAGMLEHTEGE
- the pyrF gene encoding orotidine-5'-phosphate decarboxylase is translated as MTGFGQRLVDAVASHGPLCAGIDPHPALLAQWGLTDDADGLASFADACLAGFAGTVAVVKPQAAFFERHGAAGVAVLERLLAGFAGTPTLTLLDAKRGDIGSTMDGYADAYLRVGAPLGADALTLSPYLGFDSLEPAFVAAAEAARGVFVLARTSNPEGAPVQLATAPGGGTVAQAVVDAAGVRNAGAGAGAGACGDVGVVVGGTREHGLDLSGVNGPVLVPGLGAQGASPADVVARFAGTAGPVLPVAARSVLRAGPDPVALQDAARTLGEELASARAGSH
- the metK gene encoding methionine adenosyltransferase, with product MEIQRVSNTSRRLFTSESVTEGHPDKICDAISDTVLDAMLAQDPSSRVAVETMVTTGQVHVAGEVTTNAYVEIPQLVRDRILEIGYDSSAKGFDGASCGVNIAIGAQSPDIAQGVDTAYEKRVESAEDEIAKQGAGDQGLMFGYACEDTPELMPLPIALAHRLSRRLTEVRKNGTLPYLRADGKTQVTIDYEGDKPARLDTVVLSSQHAADVDLDGMLAPDIRKHVVNPEVEALGWDPAEPKLLVNPTGRFVLGGPMGDAGLTGRKIIVDTYGGMARHGGGAFSGKDPSKVDRSAAYAMRWVAKNAVAAGLAGRIEVQVAYAIGKAAPVGLFVETFGTENVDPAKIQKAIEEVFDLRPAAIIRDLKLLRPIYTPTAAYGHFGRTDVELPWEDTSRADALKSAVGA
- the gmk gene encoding guanylate kinase — encoded protein: MPTAPPGEDDRPARGRLLVLAGPSGVGKSSVVAGLREALPELLFSVSATTRPARPGEVDGRDYHFVTRETFDALIERGDLLEWAEVHGGLQRSGTPRVPVEQALGGGRPVLVEVDLQGARSVKRVLPECVTVFVAPPSMEELARRLTDRGTDTTEQRERRLRTAIEEMDAQDEFDEVVVNDDLQAVIRRLVALAVDRDAA
- a CDS encoding methionyl-tRNA formyltransferase; its protein translation is MRLLFAGTPEPAVPALRALLDSPRHDVVAVLTRPDAPSGRGRRLTRSPVGALADEAGIPVLTPAKPAGPEFVEVLRELAPDCAPVVAYGALLPRAVLDVPAHGWVNLHFSLLPAWRGAAPVQAALRHGDDVTGATTFRLEEGMDTGPTFGVVTETVGGGDTAGALLGRLAESGAKLLTATLDGIEDGTVEAVPQPAEGVSLAPKVTPADARVDLSSPAAAIDRLVRSVTPEPGAWCEFRDDRLGLGPVRPLRTGEVELAPGELRVERRRVLAGTATVPVELGEVKPKGKRLMPAPDWARGARIEPGEYLR
- a CDS encoding primosomal protein N', which codes for MSSPATPRTARTGGSPARRPARNRGEWTAAAALPVARVAVDVPLPHLDRPFDYRVPSHLDDAAVPGVRVRVRFAGRMLDGYLLERVEDSAHGGKLAWVDKVVSAEPVLTPEVAGLSRAVADRYAGVFADVLRLAIPARHARVESETPRERTVPEPAAPDRAGWETYPRGGALLDALAGGRAAHAVWQPVPGEDWAARLAEAAAACRTAGRSALLVVPDQRDVDRLHAACAAQLGDDAVVALSADLGPAERYRRWLAVRRGSVRVVVGTRSAAFAPLGELGLLAVWDDGDDSHSEPRAPYPQIRDVLVLRAHREGAAVLVAGFARTAEAQLLVESGWAQAVVADRATVRARAPRVTAIGESDTQLVRDPSARAARVPGVAFEAARTALAAGRPVLVQVPRSGYLPFLACASCREAARCRHCAGPLGLPRPGPGGARGDDGSSGLPSCRWCGRVETSFRCGNCASRRLRAGVIGAGRTAEELGRAFPGVPVRTSGGGVAVLDDVEAGPALVVATPGAEPVAEGGYGAALLLDGWAMLARPDLRVAEETLRRWFAAAAGVVPHGDGGRVVVVADSSIPTVQALVRWDPAWHAEGELAERAEVGFPPAVRMAAVEGPPAAVAEICDAVLDPDRDPPEGVELLGPVEIDPVERPGGTGPDRDDVRERGLLRVPRRSGRRLAAALHDAQASRTARKAPETVRVRLDPDEID
- a CDS encoding SH3 domain-containing protein codes for the protein MKPNSRRIAAVVGALAVTGVTAVGVIAGTATAASTGTCTSSVNVRSEPSETAPIVGVCERGESTSIGETEDGFVELPEFGGWAVADYVSTSGSSSPRTGTSEDSLTPSSSERSASPTTSSSPRSSSSDDEGSADRSGSPSESSDSTGSSRTSERSASPSSERSATPAESFFSDDDD
- the def gene encoding peptide deformylase, producing the protein MSIQPVRLFGDPVLRTRATEVTDFDAELRKLVADLTDTMHAEGGAGLAAPQIGVSRRVFVYECDGFAGHLINPTWEAVGEEEQVGPEGCLSIPGLGFDCRRKLTVVGRGWDVHGEPQVVEGSELLARCIQHETDHLDGVLFVDRLDAETRKQAMREIREASWFGEPEPVVRTSPHPMFGRAR